The genomic segment cagaatgAACTGAAGgcagttctgaaccccaggactgggtgcagcagcagcagggctagcatgagtttctaaccctgctcaaactcctgattgtttcaatattaataataacagaatgAACTGAAGGcagttctgaaccccagggctgggtgcagcagcagcagggctagcgtgagtttctaaccctgctcaaactcctgattgtttcaatattaataataacagaatgAACTGAAGGcagttctgaaccccagggctgggtgcagcagcagcagggctagcgtgagtttctaaccctgctcaaactcctgactcctgatcatttcaatctGAACAGACCTCACATGCTGCGTACCTCTTTAGTCAGGTTGCTTCTGCTGCTGTCGTCGTTGAGTTCACTGCTGTCTCCTGGAGCCACAGCCCCCAGGTTCTCCTCCAGTTCCTGGCCGTAGCCCTGGTCCAGGGTCCCGTTGCCCCTCACAGCCGAATTCTCCAGGTTGCCCATCTCCTCCAGCACGCCGCTGGCATTCTCCAGGGCACTGCCACCACCACCGCTGCCGGACTGCGGGCTGGAGACCACAGGGCCCTCTGTGTCCCGGTAAGCCAGCCAGGCGCTGAGCTCCGTGCTGGGAACCTGCAGCCTGTCCAGGGAGCGCACCTCTCCCAGCAGCCAGCGGGAGGTGAAGTAGCAGTCTAGGTCCACGCTCTTCGGGTGCAGGCCATAGCCGTCCAGCGTGTTGCGGAGGTTGTGGAACTGAGTCTGGGTGTAGGCGGAGCTGGGGCCCAGGATGATCTCGCGCAGCGGGGGAAGCTGGGCGCTCAGGTAGGTGTCCACGTCGACCCTCACCCCGATCAGGCTGAGCAGGATGGTGAACTGGATCAGGCCCTCGGTCAAGTACTTCTTCAAGTAAAGCATGGTCTTTAATGAGAACTGGGTTAAACAAtatagtatttgtttaaaaaaaaaaaaaaagtctctctctgctcctgagttttttttttttttttttttttttactttattataaaaattagagaaatatatattacaaaaaaaaaaaaaaagcgttctcagtaaagtttgttttcttctttagggcttagggttagggggagATGGGACGGGACAGGTGATTTTATAGATTCTTAAAAAAACAGTTCTTttttcccctccctctctcagaaAACAACCAAAAGGGAGGTACACCTCCCCtcgtctcctctcctctcctctcctctcctctcctctgtgaaGGGTTTGTtttgggtcccccccccccccagaattgAACTAGAGGCTTCAGAGAGGCTTCTCCCGTGGGCTACTGCTTCGAGAAACAAGCCAGGCGTAATGCAGCCGCGGCTCTCCAGGACCCGAAATCAAAACCCTTCCTCGTCGCTCGACTCGGGActcctgtgaaaaaaacaaaaaggggcgacaagaaagcacaaaactgtattaaacaaaatgtgcaaatcaCAAAGGAtttcaaaaacagacacacacccTCCCCCCTAGAGAATTAatgaattttatatattttttttaaataaaaaacaagaacacgGGTGCCAATGTGTTGGGCATTTAGTCCTGCGAGAAACACTTTTAAGCTTTCTGAATACGGACGTTCAATTTAACAGCCTGCCAAGCTTTCCTGCAATAAACTGTCTGTGCTTTTCAGGGGCTGGCCCTTCGCCACTCTGCAGTGCAGGATCAGATGAGGAACCGGAGACCCCCCCACTAGCCTTTCCAAGGATCCACTGACTAAACCTGTGAGCGCCTGCAATGAAATACCTTCCAATCTACTCCTCCCCTCTCATCTGATGCTTTAGCATCACCGGGTTATAAAAAGAGGATTGCAAAATCACACACTTCAGAGCTGACAGGTCTGATGAAACCAGGTGCAACAATACGGCaatttactcatttatttatttttaaaacccgTTTGCAACTTTCCTTTACAACAGAACCGCTATGCTACATTAGATTATTTTagacaaagaaaacaagcagagaAGCATACACACCACCTGCGATAGCACTAGTTATTTATAAAGCGTTCTTATTAGACAGGATTCCTGCATGCATTTACTCTCTCGCCAGTTGTACCCTGTGAGCAGCTAGTTTTTTCAACCAAGCATTATTGGACGATTACAGATCAAGACCACAACTTTTAACTGCAAAATCGAACCACGTGTTATGAAAAATCAcattgttacagaaaaaaaagactagcGGCTCCCAGGAGGCCAAGCGGCGAGTGTCACCCGACCTACTTTGTGGAAACCGGTTGCAACCACAGCAGCTTTTTAGTTTGTGTGCATATATAACGCAATGCTAACAGCTTCCCGGGAAACGGTGCGATCTTCCCTCCCTTTGCGGGCGCATTGCCAGGCTTCGATTTGCCCTTTTAGTGCGCACGGTCTATTATATTCACCGAGTCCAAATGCTTGTTATATTTGTTGTATTCCGTTGGTGTGTACAGTTTCGATTGCCAAACACAACCGAGGGTTTGTGCAAAGAGACCATTCTGCGCAGATTCGGACCAATTCAGCCAATGATCTTCAAAGACCGACCTCTGCTAAACCGGTCGGAATCTGCGCAGAATGGTCTCTTTGCACGCACCCAGTGTTAGTATTAAAAACACCAGAGCATGCAGTAACAATGCAATCCCATCAAAAGCACCCCCTTACTTTCAGGTTAACTATTTTATTACACTATAGTATTACTGATTAACCCACACCACCACTGCCGGTTTGTACCGGTCTGACAAAGAAAAGTGTTTAGATGAATTTCATTAAACTCTTGTTTACTCATTTTCAACATAAAAGGCgggttttttaaatttgttacaATTCCTTCAACATTTACAAACCACGacaataatattattacagtGGAAAAACAAGCCCCCGAtctctcacacagctcaaaacacaataaacaaacaaatacaaatacaattaaatcgTACCACTGTACAGTTAAAATCTAATCCCACGTCTACCCCTGCAAGCCAGTAGTGTGCTTTCATCATGAAGTCCCGCGGTTTACTAATAACCTTTAAAGcctaaacaaaaccaaaacatgcAACACGGCTGGTTTCACGTCTCCGGAGCAGGCTGTACTCATGAGCTGTTTTCAGCCGGATTTCAACGCCTCCGAAAAGATTTGAAACAGTCAGTGCAACAAAGCAAGCAAATCAACCGTTgcctttgcattattattattattattattattattattattattattattattattattattaatacatgaTTTAGTTCTCACGAGTTCTTAACTTCCTAGGGTGTCTCTTGTATCGTCCACTCAGGAAACAATGAATGCACCCCTCAATAACAGAGCCCTAAAAAGAAGATGCCTTTactatttattattgctttttaaaaaaaaaaaaagtaattggatTCACATTACGTTAATCGAAGACGCATCATAAAAAATAAGATATTATACTTGTAGAAATGCTAAGAGATAAGCTGTCCTCGCATTGCTCCAGCTGCTGATCCCAGAGCGCAGTGTATTCCTGCTGCTGGGTggtgatgatgattattattattattattatggttatgatgatgatgattattattattatatataggcTAGCCCGGCGTCTCGGTCAGCCCCCCCCAGGTGACGGCGTGCTCACTCTTCAATCCGGGGCGGGACACCTCCAGCAACAAGTGGCTCCACGGAGACGGACAGCACCCGACAGCCAATCAGAGTCCAAGGCAGCGGGGCGGCAGCGGCCTTCTGACGCCAGCCAACCAATGAGCTGGAACCGGGGGCGGGGTTTTTCTGTCGAGTAGCTGAGATATTGTTTAACTTTGTACAGGACGTTCACGAGCCCTTTTTAAtgcatcattttaataaaaacgAACATTACAGTTGTGCGCAGTGTGTAATTAATATCACCAGGGCACAGTTACCAATGTAATAACAGCGCGGCCGGCGGCTTTTGTTTAGGGAGCGACACGCACACACGTTTTAAAAGTCCCGTTCATACTCACAGAGTGCAGGGGGGCAGAGTGAACGGCAGTGCATGGCCTCCGGTGTCGTGCAGTCGGTTTTGTGGCTGGACTTCATTACCGGTAAGCTTGTTTGGACAGACCCCACCCTCCCATTGCAGAACACCCTGGACCGCATCGGCACATGGACACCCGCACTGCGCAGGCGTGGAATATTCCAGAGCGCTGCGGGCCGGTGACGTCACCGCGCCAGAACCCGCCTCCCCTGGCAGCTGGTGATTAGGCAAGGGCACcaaatgtgggttttattttttttatttatttattttaatcaactaCCGTTTTAGCTGTCTTAAAGCGCCAATCAATGCATACGTTTCGATCTGCCAGTCCTGCTTCAGCTGGATGGGaaaagctattgttttttttgttttttttctaaacatgtcTTTCAAAAGAAACGTTCCAGAGGATGATGTCATGATGACTTCAGAACAGcatgttcattccaagaggttccaaagtgtCTAATTTGAAAATTAATTCGCGTTGTTTTTTGCTTCCTGGCTGCGTTGGTCCCATAGCAGTGATTTGTCCCACGGATTGTCTTCTGCAGTGCGGTCATTTGTGTTAAAGTGTCTGGCAACAGGAGATGTAGACGTgttatttcagtgtgtgtgtgtatatttgcaTCCTCAGCCATTGGGGGAAAAAAgccataataccacagtagtgacgtcaaaaagtgataattcctctaaaggaaaatatacttggactttgacccattcgactcgagaccatcactttaaattcaaacacaaaatgtcttgttttcaatcgcTCGACTACactcacagtacagaaatgttcattgctgatcaacaaaatgagaatatgttaaaaaaacaaacaaaaaaacaaagatgtaaagctggtccattcgtatctcagagaaactggagatgaatgggaaattaaaacaaggtaaaggcgagtcatccaaataaagctgaagcgctAAGGGATAACGAGACAGAACGACTGCACAGCCCTGAAACAcgacgcttaaaaaaaaaacatgttaggaAAGATGACAGGCCTCTTCagcgagttacaggaaaacaattccatctcagggtTATAAACAGTTTAGAAACTAATCGACCACTGGTCTCGTAATCTATGAGGTCACATAAACTgcagatggaattgttttcctgtagcTAACTGAAGCCCAGCTATTGTTATATGATGATTATGTTCTTgtgagtttattttattaattcccGTCATCCTTTTTTTCAGtactatatattttgtttcacaaaataacatcGGGTAGTGTGCAATAAACAGATCACAAAATGTCAGTCAGTTTATAATCTACTTTGACAAACTGTGCTACCATCGAGTGGTTAAACATGAAAGGGGCcaagtttgaaataaataaccATATGAAACAACAAGTCAGATGGGGGCCTCATAggtgctgcacaggaagtgaatctacAATGTGGTGGCAGTATATACATCCTGGGTTTGCAAGAAAATGAATGTAGAAAATGAGAGGTAAAAGGAATGCATTAACGTTATGCAATGtatactgcaaaaaatatatattatgggtTAGAGATTACGTTGTTATTGCAAGTAGCAACAGGTGGTTACATTCTAGCAGAGATTTACAAGGGACAAAAAAGGCACAGTTGACGCATCTGACcaagaaagagagagacacacacacacacacaaggacatagagagagacacaggcagattcacagagacagacagacagacagacacatacaggaGACAgacatatagacagacagacacatgcagaagagagagagagacatatagacagacaaacagacacatacagcagagagagagagagagagagagatatggacagacaaacagacacagagagaggcagaCACAGTGAATTATTCTGGACTGGGAATGAATCCCATGCATTCTCTAGCCTTTACCCTGCAGTAAAATAGCACAGTCTGAGTCCTGGAGGAAATGAATGCCCAGCTGAAATGCTTTCAACTGAGCAAACATCAACATGGTTACCGGAAAATGAATCATCCTCACAAAATAATCGATAATCTCTGGGTGTTGCATTTCAGGAATCTTTAAAAACcacatctattttttaaattattattattattattattattattattttttaccagGCTCTCTTAGTCTGGGCCAAGGCAGTACAGCGATAAATACTGACTCCAATAACAATACAACCCTAAAATATAAATGAAGTGGAGAGCTACATTCCTCCGTGTCTTAGCGTTGAACACACACACCATCTGCCAGTGGCTCTGTTTCACTGTCCAGTTCAAGCTGTACAGAATCTGGGACATCTGCTTTTTCATTCCCATTCTTCAAACCTTCTGTCTGGTTAGTGGTGGCATCCCAGCATCTTCAAGTTCTGTTTTatcttcaaaagcaaaaaaacaaacaaaaaaaagcaggtaAAAGCAATCTCTTTCTCATTGATGCTGCTTTGGAACTTACCCCTTGTTATGAACAATTACACATGCAGGGGAAGGAGGAGAGGAAAATGGCACTGTATGAAACCCAGGCAAGACTATAGACTACAGTTCCATACCAAAATACAGGCTATTGCCCTAAAACTAGTTAGCATGCCCTATATTTAACACGTGTACTCTATTCAAATAACtgctttgtttaacattttacataaacaaacataaaGCTGAATATGTATCTGCAAAAGCAACAGTCCTAATTATATCCTGTGTTTGTAAATGAGCGCTGGCCATACCATAGATTTAAAAAGAGCGACAGCTGCGAGTAAACTCTGGCCATCCCAGGGTGCTTTTCGGTTTTGCACGTTGTTAGTGATTCCCCTATAGCAGGCCGGCGAGTCACTAAATGGGCCGAGTCAGGGGGGAGGGGGTGCAAGTGGCGCCATTCCGGCTCCAACACGGAGCCAGCGGCGCGTTGCAAGTGAAAGCAGAGACGGAGCCAACATGGCGGACCAAGGGGAGCAGTTTCACCGCTGCTCCAGACTCCGGAGACGCGGGTGCCTCCCAGCGATGAGTCACCGGGGAGCCGAGAGGTTGTGTTAAAAATGACAGCTCGAGTTTGTCCACGTCAACAGCACTGAGCTACTTTAGCTACCACCATGGAATCTGGAGCTCCGGTAAGCGATCTGTGCAAATAAACGCGTATAATGCTCTTTCAATGCAGTGTAATATTTACACTGTGtatctgtcaatctctctctctctctctctatatatatatatatatatatatctcaggaAATACCTCGAACGCGAGAGGCCATTCTAAATACATTGTTACAGAATGTTATAAAATCGATTATTTTGCTGCTGCATAACTATACTGAAACGTttctatactgtgtgtgtgtgtgatgtatgtAACTTATTCAGTGCAATAAGTCTGCGTGTTTAGTTCTGTTcgcatttttgtaataaataaacaaatactatagtgtgTAAATAATTGTTGGGGGAATTGTAGCCTTCAGTGTGTCAAGAGTTAGTACCGACTCCCATCAAGCAGTACCGATTATCAGAAAGACAGCAATAGCAAAACTGGCGTTTAAGATTAATTAATCTGACAAAGATCAAACAGTGACGCAATGCAATATTCaccataatcataataataaactttGCTGAAAACTTCCCCTGACAAATGTCACGTCACGAGTGGTTTTCAGTCGTGCCACGTCTTGTGCAGTGCGCGGTGTAACAGCCCAGTACTTTATTACGTCACTGTTTCGTTTTTTGCAAACACCTTGCAATGTAGCCCGCTGGGCGTTTTTGTTACTGACGCCGTTCAAGTAGTCCTCGGGTATAgttacagggcagggcagggtctGTCTTGTGGTCATTATATCGGGGCAGGTTGCCCGGGAGTCAATGCAATAAGGTGTTCGGGTTCGAGTACTGCAGTGGCGAACTCAACAGCTACACCCCCTTCTGCTCTCCTAAAGCACACGCGGTGCTTCCAGCCACAGCAGTCTTCTCGGCCCAAGTTCTGTGATACACTTTGACTCGGAATCAGAAGCAGTCAGTGCATAACAGAACTTTGGCTTGGAGTGACCCGGCAgggcggaggctgcagagcgagTCCAGTCTATCGCGCTCAGTTTTAGTACACAGGTTCTGGAACGCCAGGTCCTGCAGGTGACCAGTCccggggtttgttttgtttttttgtttgttttttgtttaagttgGGACCTAAGCATTCCATGAGAGAATCTGGTTTTCTTTCCAGTTCTAGCGTTGTAAAAGTTTACAAGGAGAGTGAAAACACAGCAGTCTGATAGCATCCTacaagcccagagaggtatggtaaagcatgatgCAGACCGTGGCAAATACATCTGCAGCCATGGAAAAAGCATGAGGCGAAAACGTCAATATATTATCGTTActgtgttaaacttttataagtgagatgcctatattgtttttaataataataatacatgacatGGGTCTTATTTATGAATGCTATAGAAGTAATAAGTTGTAGCACCACCAGCTCTTGAAAGTTTAGTAGTCATACTGCCCTCAGCTTGAAGAATACGACAATGTAATAAAAGCTGCAAAATAACTGTTTATCTTGTTTAGGAACCCTCGCTTTACACAGTCAAAGCACTTTTCATACTGGACAATGATGACAACAGGCTGCTTGCAAAGGTACTGTTCTAAACTGTGGGAGACCCGTGTGTGCACAGTCATAGTGAATGCTGACAACAAAAACATGGACAGTAAAACAATTGCAGAAAACAAGAAATGAATGAGAGATGTAAACGCAATccccagaaataaacaaatgagacAGATACAAAGATCTGTGTTTGTGAGTCAGGTTAAGCAGGTATAAACACAGCTCTTTAATTCACGGAAAGGGTAATGGGTTTGTCGTCTGCCTGTCAATCTCGGGGCTGCAGAGTCCTTTGTTCTTTGCTCATTatcttcattgttttatttatttattttttacagtactaCGATCCTAAGCTGTATCCTTCCATGAAAGAACAGAGGAATTTCGAGAAGCACGTcttcaacaaaacacacaaaactgacagtaagtttgttttattatcattctccataataataataataataataataataataataataataataatgacaaaacaCATTGTGCAGaataaccttgttttgtttttggggaattcttttttgttgctttgttgtAACAGTCGCTGTAGCATTGTAAAGCTTGGTGCATGTTGTAGATGCATTTGTAATTGCTGTTTCTTGCTGGGTATGTAATATTTTGTTCTTTTCCCCCTTCCAGGTGAGATTGCATTTTTGGAGGGGATGACAATTGTTTATAAAAGCAGCATTGACCTCTTTTTGTATGTCGTGGGGAGCGCCAACGAAAACGAGGTAATATTGCAACATACTGTCCACCTGGTATCCTTAAAACAGAAGCCTGTTCAacatttagaaacactgaaagaaacataataaattaattgaCCACCGAAGCCTTTCTCAAATGTGTGTCATTGAATTCATGGTGTCTTtccattgaagacattgagaaagactttgaGTGGAAATGTTAAgctgtccatatatatatatatatatatatatatatatatatatatatatatatatagatatatatatatatatatatatatatatatatatatatatatatatatatatatatatatatatatatatagatatagatatagatatagatatatatatatatatatatatatatatataataaaagctgcaattaaataaaaaatgttaacagttatgtctgtgcaattaaaaaaaaaataaataaataaaacgcgtgtgctttgttttgtgtgtgtttttttttttactagctgATGTTGATGACCGTCCTCAACTGTCTGTCCGAGTCTCTGAACCTGATGTTACGGTAAGATGTTGTCTTTGGCTTCCTCGGAGCTGTGCTCTTTAATTTAAACAGATAATGGcattgcagtgctgtgctgtgcaactTAGTGAGACTGAGTTTGAatgcacatgcattttaaatggtacTGTGTGTGCGCTGCTAGTAGCAGTGTCCTTCTCACCTTTATACTGCAGCTGTTTAGAGTGAAGTGTTCGGTCACCAGCAAGCAGAATGGCTGCATCTCCTCTGTAGTGTTATATTAAGCTGTCTGTCTCCAATTCCCAGGAAGAACGTGGAGAAGCGCTCCCTGGTAGAAAATCTGGATGGTGTGTTCCTGGTGGTGGACGAGATCGTGGATGGAGGGTGAGAGACGCAGCGATGCATTGACGCAGCAATGATGCATTCACGCAGCAGCGATGTGTTCATGCAGCAGCGATGCATTCACAGATTATTCACACAGCCATTTTAAAGTTTCAGTCAGAGATCCTGTGTGTATCCGTGTCTCTTCCTGTGATATTACAGGCAGGTCGTCCATAGCTCTCAAAGCACTTGCAGAGTCTCTGAATTCATAGCGAGCGTGCTGAATTCATAGCGAGCGTGCTGAATTCATAGCGAGCGCTGCTGAATTCATAGCGAGCGCTGTTGAATTCATAGCGAGCGCTGTTGAATTCATAGCGAGCGCTGTTGAATTCATAGCGAGCGCTGTTGAATTCATAGCGAGCGCTGTTGAATTCATAGCGAGCGCTGTTGAATTCATAGCGAGCGCTGTTGAATTCATAGCGAGCGCTGTTGAATTCATAGCGAGCGCTGTTGAATTCATAGCGAGCGCTGTTGAATTCATAGCGAGCGCTGTTGAATTCATAGCGAGCGCTGTTGAATTCATAGCGAGCGTGCTGAATTCATAGCGAGCGCGCTGAATTCATAGGGAGCGCGCTGAATTCATAGTGAGCGCGCTGGGTTCATAGCGAGCATGTTGAATTCATAGGGAGCGCGCTGAATTCATAGCGAGCGCGCTGAATTCATAGGGAGCGCGCTGAATTCATAGGGAGCGCGCTGGATTCCTGGGTGACTTTCCTTTGACATGGCAAGAGCCGCTTCAGCTTACATTCAATTACTTATAGGGTTcaatttacatgtttgtttttttttaatgaaattaaagtTAGGTAACTTATTGCGGATTGTAAATAGCTGTATTGTATAGATCAGTATTgaaatgtgtatacagtatctgtactgtacagagctgtattctgcAGTATTGTTTGTTATGtgactctccctccctctctcagtgTGATCCTGGAGAGTGACCCTCAGCAGGTCATCCAGAAGGTGAATTTCAAGGTAAGATAAAGTTATCTTTCCTCTTGTGACGTCCTCTTTGGTGTTCCTtacctccttccttccttcctgcctCCCTCTTTCTTACCTGTCTTCTCCTTGGTCTTTCTTCCCCCCTCTCCCCTGGTAGACCCTGTCCGAGCCCGCCTACGGCTTCGTTCTCTTTGACTATATCTCGGGTAGCGCTGAGCTGCAGGGCCATCAGACCCAGAGCGCATAGAGAGAGaggcagtgagagagagagagagagaaggggggcgAAGCGAGAGCGCTCAGGTAACCCTGCATGAGCTCACACACCACAGTACAGGGACTGGGGCTCTCCTACTGCCAGAAACTGCAAGGGGATCTGAGTTTTAAGTGAAACAGCAAGTGGGGCACTCTGCTTTTGTTGCCTTTGAGTTCTTAaggagtttttattttatctttagtTGAATCTcttccttttgcttttttttccccctctctctgtctgtctaggGTGATGATAGCCCCCTATCGGAGCAGAGCGTGGCTCAGGTAATAAGAGAAACCTTGCCTTTGAAAATACTTTATCACTGTGACTTGGCTGTGAACTGCTCATCCTGCTGTGATTGGACTTGGTACAGACACTCCTTAGCACTGGTTCCAGGGGGTAACACAATCCAGGTTAGGGTGGCCCTCTTACGTATGGGTTCTGGCCTGGTTGGGATAATAAATGCCCCCACcaacccccaaaaaaaacacacctgcaaAACTACTCTGCTATTGTGGTGAACTTTACATGATGGCAATTTCTTTAAGCTCAATAACAACGATACTAACAGCAACACAATAATAACCTGctcttctctcttcctctctaACCTGTTTTTCACCCAACACTAACTGCCCTTCTGCTTGAATCCACTCAGCAAATCTCTGCGAAACTGACAATTCCCTCCGTCCCACCCCTGCGAGCCCAGGTTCAAGCGTCTCCAGTGTGTGGGGGTGCCAGTGGGGTATCACCAGGGAACCGGCtgcacaaacacatgcacagatGTGCCAGTCTGCCTCTGGGGATGCGATACAGGGGTGTATAGCATCACTACCGTGTTAAGCACTTGGCGATAACATTGCATTTATAGATTTTTGTTGCGTGTGTATGTCTGTGTTGCAATCAATTCTGAAAGCATAGGCAGTAACTGTGCTGTAGTTCCATATTGTGGTATTTCGTATTTTTTTGTAAACGGGTGCCACTTTTCTAAATAGCATTTCAGTACCGTGGGATTTGTTGTAAAATTACATCGAGTCCtcagccagtttttttttttaattttttatatgatCTGCAGCGACATCTTCTGGTTGTTTTGTGTCATGCAGATAAAAGACTGGATTGCAACTGCTTTGGTGTAACCGCGTCAAAGTTGTTCTTTCAATAGGTCGGTCTGACTTGATGCCAAATGTTTGTtgcaacacacagacagacagacagacacacagacagacagacagagagcaggGCAAGCTTGGGTCACACAGCGAGGACAAACTAGCTTTGAAGCTTGCGATACAAATAGCACGCGCATTGCCAAAACGGCCTCTACTGTGTGCAGTCAAGTAATATCCTGTgattgagagagagggagagagtccaGCTGAAAAGCAGGATTGCAGAGGACTTTGCTAACTGGTCAAATAGATCGATATGGAGGGgagggggttttttttttgttgttgttgatgctaaattcctgttgtctgtttttatttcaggtgTTGCAATCGGCAAAGGAACAGATCAAGTGGTCGATACTCAAGTAGAAGACCACTCTTTAACCCAGCAGCCCCTGCAGGACCATGCAGCGTGtttaatagaattaaaaaaaaaaaaattggtaaattAGTGAAAGCAATATCATTTTCTTACAGCTTCGGCTGGTTCTCTTGGGCAAACTCAATTCCTGGCTGCGAGTTCtcctttggggttttttttccccttatataccaattattaagaaaatacaattttaaatagaaTTATTTACTCGAAAATGCaggtatattttataatattttatagaaTTCATTAAAACAGGAAAACCCTGCCAAGTTCTTATCTATTCCTCCGGGATATGCacatttcaacattgcaaaaGACACACTGAGATATCGACTTGAACTTAGTCAGTGTAAAAACCTTTTAACTGTAAGCGCATTCATCAGAGCAGCGTTGTATATCGATCTCTCCCGGGGGGATTGCGTGGGCTTGCATATAAAGAGCAGTGTATTAGTTATTGTACATTAAACTGTattgatgcatttattttttattgtgcaaGGCCGTTGCTTGTtactgaacagaaaaataaatcaagtctatcaagctttaaaaaatgaacaaataaaaacattaccaaAGCcgtacaaaataaaagtttaacacaTTGTATAGCATAACCCTAAGAATATGAAGAAAACTCTGACGGCTTCTATAGCCTGTATTTGGAATATACAGATTTATTTTCGTTTTTTACCTAGGAATGTTCACGCCTTCTGTCAGTCTGAGCGAAGCGGAGTTTC from the Polyodon spathula isolate WHYD16114869_AA chromosome 28, ASM1765450v1, whole genome shotgun sequence genome contains:
- the copz2 gene encoding coatomer subunit zeta-2 isoform X3 — translated: MESGAPEPSLYTVKALFILDNDDNRLLAKYYDPKLYPSMKEQRNFEKHVFNKTHKTDSEIAFLEGMTIVYKSSIDLFLYVVGSANENELMLMTVLNCLSESLNLMLRKNVEKRSLVENLDGVFLVVDEIVDGGVILESDPQQVIQKVNFKVLQSAKEQIKWSILK
- the copz2 gene encoding coatomer subunit zeta-2 isoform X1, translated to MESGAPEPSLYTVKALFILDNDDNRLLAKYYDPKLYPSMKEQRNFEKHVFNKTHKTDSEIAFLEGMTIVYKSSIDLFLYVVGSANENELMLMTVLNCLSESLNLMLRKNVEKRSLVENLDGVFLVVDEIVDGGVILESDPQQVIQKVNFKGDDSPLSEQSVAQVLQSAKEQIKWSILK
- the copz2 gene encoding coatomer subunit zeta-2 isoform X2, giving the protein MESGAPEPSLYTVKALFILDNDDNRLLAKYYDPKLYPSMKEQRNFEKHVFNKTHKTDSEIAFLEGMTIVYKSSIDLFLYVVGSANENELMLMTVLNCLSESLNLMLRKNVEKRSLVENLDGVFLVVDEIVDGGVILESDPQQVIQKGDDSPLSEQSVAQVLQSAKEQIKWSILK